From Mytilus galloprovincialis chromosome 9, xbMytGall1.hap1.1, whole genome shotgun sequence, the proteins below share one genomic window:
- the LOC143045970 gene encoding gamma-glutamyl hydrolase-like, which translates to MGCFKILVLLNVLWLTTFTTAYIRPIIGVVAQKSSGGHGDTGIPADYIKWIESAGGGVVPIKDKESEEYYEKMFKYTNGVLLPGGGVDLFTSGYANASRYFYEMALKAYDKGDYYPVWGTCLGFQELSALTAGVLVTTNASVWDKSLPLNLTEDYKESRMFGNLPDDVKTYLMKDNVTPNFHSYGVTVQTYNSNSRLKKFFKVLSTNVASNGKEFLSTVEAHKYPVYGIQWHPEKSNFLWNSRYTGLVHDFQSIRVSQHFANFFISEARKNKHQFPSVEIEAKSLINNYPISYTADSSFEEMYFFNYTIN; encoded by the exons ATGGGATGTTTTAAGATACTTGTATTACTTAATGTATTATGGCTTACAACCTTCACCACTGCTTATATAAGGCCTATAATTG GTGTTGTAGCTCAAAAGTCTTCTGGTGGTCATGGTGACACTGGAATACCAGCCGACTACATTAAATGGATAGAAAGTGCAGGAGGTGGTGTTGTACCAATAAA ggACAAAGAATCTGAAGAATATTATGAAAAGATGTTTAAATATACTAATGG AGTACTGCTTCCAGGAGGTGGTGTAGATCTGTTTACATCAGGCTATGCTAATGCATCAAGATACTTCTATGAGATGGCACTGAAG gCATATGATAAAGGTGACTATTATCCTGTATGGGGAACATGTTTAGGATTTCAAGAGTTATCAGCCCTTACGGCAGGAGTATTGGTGACAACAAATGCCAGTGTGTGGGATAAGTCTCTTCCATTGAATTTAACTGAAG attacAAAGAAAGTCGTATGTTTGGTAATCTTCCTGATGATGTAAAGACCTATCTAATGAAGGACAATGTAACACCTAACTTCCATTCATATGGTGTAACAGTTCAG ACTTACAATAGTAACTCCAGACTAAAGAAATTTTTCAAAGTGCTGTCAACAAATGTAGCTTCAAATGGGAAGGAATTTCTCTCAACAGTAGAAG CACATAAATATCCTGTTTATGGTATACAATGGCATCCAGAGAAAAGTAACTTTTTATGGAACAGTAGATATACTGGATTAGTACATGACTTTCAGTCTATAAGGGTCTCACAACATTTTGCCAACTTTTTCATCAGTGAAG CCAGAAAAAATAAACACCAGTTCCCAAGTGTTGAGATAGAAGCTAAATCACTGATTAACAATTATCCAATTTCGTATACAGCTGATTCTTCTTTTGAAGAGATGTATTTCTTCAACTatacaattaattaa